A single region of the Changchengzhania lutea genome encodes:
- the xerD gene encoding site-specific tyrosine recombinase XerD, with amino-acid sequence MKWENALTDYQLYLKIERGLSKNSIDNYTHDVKKLTAFLESNDLSLSPINITSEIVQQFIYDSAKTANARSQSRLISGLRSFFNYLIFEDYRKSNPLELIESPKIGRKLPDTLSEKEIDTIIEAVDLSKPEGERNRAILETLYGCGLRVSELISLKLSDLYFDEGFIKVTGKGDKQRFVPIVAITQKYINIYRKEVRIHLPIQAGHEDTLFLNRRGRQLSRAMIFTIVKQLAEKVGLKKNVSPHTFRHSFATHLLQNKADLRSIQLMLGHESITTTEIYVHLDKSHLTNVMEEFHPRKQKNL; translated from the coding sequence ATGAAATGGGAAAACGCATTAACAGACTATCAACTCTATTTAAAAATAGAACGTGGCCTATCAAAAAATTCCATTGATAATTATACCCATGATGTTAAAAAACTCACGGCTTTTTTAGAAAGTAACGACCTAAGTCTGTCTCCTATAAATATTACCTCTGAAATCGTTCAACAATTTATCTATGACAGTGCTAAAACAGCAAATGCAAGATCACAATCGCGTTTAATCTCTGGCTTACGTAGTTTTTTCAACTATTTAATTTTTGAAGATTACAGAAAGTCAAATCCATTAGAACTTATTGAATCGCCAAAAATAGGCAGGAAATTGCCAGATACTTTATCTGAGAAGGAAATCGATACGATTATTGAAGCGGTAGACCTTAGTAAACCCGAAGGTGAACGTAACAGAGCTATTTTAGAAACGCTTTACGGTTGTGGCTTACGAGTAAGCGAATTAATATCGTTAAAACTTTCAGATTTATATTTTGATGAGGGATTTATTAAAGTCACTGGAAAAGGCGATAAACAACGTTTTGTACCCATTGTAGCCATTACTCAAAAATACATTAACATCTATAGAAAAGAGGTTCGCATTCATTTACCCATCCAAGCGGGTCATGAGGACACCTTATTTTTAAATAGACGCGGTAGGCAATTGAGTAGAGCAATGATTTTCACTATTGTAAAGCAGTTGGCAGAGAAAGTGGGATTAAAGAAAAATGTTTCGCCACATACTTTTAGACACTCTTTTGCAACGCATCTACTCCAAAATAAGGCAGATTTAAGGTCCATCCAACTCATGTTGGGACACGAAAGTATCACGACCACAGAAATCTACGTGCATTTAGACAAAAGTCATTTAACAAATGTTATGGAAGAATTTCACCCAAGGAAACAAAAAAACCTCTAA
- a CDS encoding outer membrane beta-barrel protein — translation MKKLFLLSTFVIFAFGNVNAQGAGFGVKAGYNAVSFDFGGASVSEGGFFVGLGYEFDLSESIDLEPSLLYSSVKDLSSLYIPVMFKYNLSEEFNIQAGPQVNYILEDEFDEAAFGLDIAVGAGYDITEDFFAEARYGFQVSRDLEGVDVNTFTIGVGYRF, via the coding sequence ATGAAAAAATTATTTTTATTATCGACTTTTGTAATTTTTGCATTTGGCAACGTAAATGCTCAAGGAGCAGGTTTTGGCGTAAAAGCTGGATACAATGCTGTATCTTTTGATTTTGGTGGAGCTTCTGTTTCTGAAGGAGGATTCTTTGTTGGATTGGGATATGAATTCGACTTAAGTGAGAGTATCGATTTAGAACCATCTTTATTATACAGTTCTGTAAAAGATCTGAGCTCTTTATATATACCGGTAATGTTTAAGTACAATTTATCTGAAGAATTTAATATTCAAGCAGGCCCTCAAGTCAACTACATCTTAGAGGATGAATTTGATGAAGCAGCATTTGGTTTGGATATTGCAGTTGGAGCTGGTTATGATATTACAGAAGACTTTTTTGCAGAAGCTAGATACGGATTTCAGGTTTCAAGAGATTTGGAAGGTGTTGATGTGAATACTTTTACAATCGGAGTTGGATATAGATTCTAA
- the aroQ gene encoding type II 3-dehydroquinate dehydratase encodes MKKLIIINGPNLNLLGKREPAIYGSLSFTEFLDTIKDKYNNVEIDYFQSNVEGTLIDKLHEVGFDYDGIILNAAAYTHTSVGIGDAVKAIETPVVEVHISNTFNREEFRHQSFVSPHVKGVILGFGLQSYELAIQSF; translated from the coding sequence ATGAAAAAACTAATCATCATCAACGGGCCAAATTTAAATTTGCTCGGGAAGCGTGAGCCTGCCATTTACGGAAGTTTGTCTTTTACTGAGTTTTTAGATACCATTAAAGATAAATATAACAATGTGGAGATTGATTATTTTCAGTCCAATGTAGAGGGTACTCTGATTGATAAACTGCACGAGGTTGGATTTGATTATGATGGCATTATTCTTAATGCTGCCGCTTATACGCATACTTCAGTTGGCATAGGCGATGCTGTAAAAGCCATTGAAACACCAGTTGTAGAAGTGCATATATCCAATACGTTTAACAGAGAAGAGTTTCGACATCAATCGTTTGTGTCGCCTCATGTAAAAGGTGTTATTCTTGGCTTTGGATTACAGAGTTATGAGTTGGCCATTCAAAGTTTTTAA
- the lpdA gene encoding dihydrolipoyl dehydrogenase has protein sequence MSKYDIIVLGSGPGGYVTAIRASQLGLKTAIVEKESLGGVCLNWGCIPTKALLKSAQVFEYLKHAGDYGLSVKSFDKDFEAVVKRSRGVADGMSKGVQFLMKKNKIDVIEGFGTLKPGKKIDVDGKEYSADHIIIATGARSRELPSLLQDGKKVIGYREAMTLPSQPKKMIVVGSGAIGVEFAYFYNSMGTEVTIVEFLPKIVPVEDDDVSKQLERSFKKSGIKIMVSSEVTSVDTSGKGVKATVKTSKGEEVLEADIILSAVGIKSNIENIGLEDVGIAVDRDKILVNDFYQTNIPGYYAIGDVTPGQALAHVASAEGILCVEKIAGQHVEALDYGNIPGCTYCSPEIASVGLTEQQAKDKGLDIKVGKFPFSASGKASAGGHKDGFVKVIFDAKYGEWLGCHMIGAGVTDMIAEAVLGRKLETTGHEILKAVHPHPTMSEAVMEAVADAYGEVIHL, from the coding sequence ATGAGTAAATACGATATTATTGTTCTCGGTAGTGGTCCTGGTGGTTATGTAACTGCAATTAGAGCATCACAGTTAGGCTTAAAAACAGCAATTGTTGAAAAGGAAAGCCTAGGTGGAGTTTGCTTAAATTGGGGGTGTATCCCAACAAAAGCCTTATTAAAATCTGCTCAGGTTTTTGAATACTTAAAACATGCTGGAGACTACGGATTATCAGTAAAATCATTTGATAAGGATTTTGAGGCTGTTGTAAAAAGAAGCCGTGGGGTTGCAGATGGTATGAGTAAGGGTGTACAGTTTTTAATGAAGAAGAACAAAATTGACGTTATTGAAGGTTTTGGAACATTAAAACCAGGCAAGAAGATTGATGTAGATGGCAAAGAATATTCAGCAGACCATATTATAATTGCAACTGGCGCACGCTCTCGTGAACTACCAAGTTTACTACAAGATGGCAAAAAAGTTATTGGTTATAGAGAAGCCATGACTTTACCATCGCAACCCAAGAAAATGATTGTTGTAGGCTCTGGAGCTATTGGCGTTGAATTCGCGTATTTCTATAACTCCATGGGAACAGAGGTGACTATCGTTGAGTTTTTACCAAAAATTGTACCCGTTGAAGATGATGACGTCTCAAAGCAATTAGAACGAAGTTTTAAAAAGAGTGGTATAAAAATTATGGTATCTTCAGAAGTGACTAGTGTGGATACATCTGGTAAAGGCGTAAAAGCTACTGTTAAGACCAGTAAAGGTGAAGAAGTTTTAGAAGCAGATATCATTTTATCAGCTGTAGGCATCAAATCGAATATTGAAAATATTGGATTAGAAGACGTTGGTATTGCTGTCGATAGAGATAAAATTTTGGTAAATGATTTTTATCAAACCAATATTCCTGGATACTACGCCATAGGCGATGTGACTCCGGGTCAAGCCTTAGCGCATGTCGCTTCCGCGGAAGGCATACTTTGTGTTGAAAAAATTGCAGGGCAACATGTTGAGGCACTGGACTACGGAAACATACCAGGTTGTACGTATTGTTCACCTGAAATTGCGTCTGTTGGTTTAACCGAGCAACAAGCAAAGGATAAAGGCTTAGATATTAAAGTTGGTAAATTCCCTTTTTCAGCCTCTGGAAAAGCGAGTGCTGGTGGCCATAAAGATGGTTTTGTAAAAGTCATTTTTGATGCTAAATATGGCGAATGGTTAGGCTGCCACATGATTGGAGCTGGCGTTACTGATATGATTGCTGAAGCGGTTTTAGGAAGAAAATTGGAAACGACTGGGCATGAAATATTAAAAGCAGTACATCCGCATCCTACAATGAGTGAGGCTGTCATGGAAGCTGTAGCCGATGCTTATGGTGAAGTGATACATTTATAA
- a CDS encoding NAD(P)/FAD-dependent oxidoreductase has product MNIPKTSYPRIVIIGGGFAGIALAKKLSKQEVQVVLLDKHNYHTFQPLLYQVSTGGLEPDSIAYPIRKILKDFPNFYFRLAHVNAVDTDKNKVRTDIGNLKFDYLVVATGSKTNYFGNAEIEKHSMAMKTVPQSLNLRSLILENFEEALLTSDLHERNALMNFVIVGGGPTGVELAGALAEIKKGILPRDYPDLDTRSAQIHIVQSSDCILEGMSAQASSKAEDFLEKLGVQIWKNVRVTNYNGKTVTTNTDLTFEAETLVWAAGVKGATIHGLDAEDFITNGNRIMVNAFNQVKGFEHIFAIGDVASLITEEFPHGLPMMAQPAIQQGQQLGDNILRLIENKPLQAFKYKDKGSMATIGRNKAVVDMKNFRFQGVFAWFVWMFVHLFFLIGFRNRMVVFINWVYNYVRFDREARLIIRPFKKKHNITNHQ; this is encoded by the coding sequence ATGAATATACCCAAAACGAGCTACCCACGAATCGTTATAATCGGCGGAGGGTTTGCAGGCATTGCTTTAGCAAAAAAATTATCTAAACAAGAAGTGCAAGTCGTGCTCTTGGATAAACATAATTATCATACATTCCAACCCTTATTGTATCAGGTTTCTACTGGAGGTTTAGAGCCAGATTCCATTGCCTATCCAATTCGGAAAATACTCAAGGATTTCCCTAATTTTTATTTTAGACTGGCACATGTGAACGCCGTTGATACTGATAAGAATAAAGTGAGAACCGATATTGGAAACTTAAAATTTGATTATTTGGTAGTGGCCACAGGATCTAAGACCAATTATTTTGGAAATGCAGAGATTGAAAAGCATAGTATGGCCATGAAAACGGTACCGCAGTCTTTGAATTTGCGGAGTTTAATTCTGGAAAACTTTGAGGAAGCCTTATTAACGTCAGATTTGCATGAGCGTAATGCACTCATGAATTTTGTGATAGTTGGGGGAGGACCAACAGGCGTTGAGCTTGCTGGGGCATTGGCCGAAATAAAGAAAGGTATTTTACCAAGAGATTATCCTGATTTGGATACGCGGTCTGCTCAAATACACATCGTTCAATCTAGTGACTGTATTCTAGAAGGTATGAGTGCTCAAGCGTCGTCGAAGGCTGAGGATTTTTTGGAAAAACTTGGCGTTCAAATTTGGAAGAATGTTAGAGTGACTAATTATAACGGAAAAACAGTTACTACCAATACCGATCTAACCTTTGAAGCGGAGACCTTGGTATGGGCAGCAGGTGTAAAAGGGGCTACAATTCACGGATTAGATGCTGAAGATTTTATTACTAACGGCAATCGTATCATGGTAAATGCATTTAATCAAGTAAAAGGATTTGAGCATATTTTTGCTATTGGCGATGTGGCGTCATTGATCACTGAAGAATTTCCACATGGTTTACCCATGATGGCACAACCAGCCATTCAACAGGGGCAGCAATTAGGTGATAATATATTACGACTGATTGAGAATAAACCATTACAAGCATTTAAATATAAAGATAAAGGGTCTATGGCTACCATTGGCAGAAATAAAGCGGTAGTAGATATGAAAAATTTCAGGTTTCAAGGGGTGTTTGCTTGGTTTGTTTGGATGTTTGTACATCTCTTTTTTTTAATAGGATTTAGAAACCGGATGGTCGTATTTATAAATTGGGTGTACAACTATGTACGCTTTGATAGAGAGGCTCGATTAATAATTAGACCGTTTAAAAAGAAACATAACATTACAAATCATCAGTAA
- a CDS encoding DUF1572 family protein has translation MKMKSSYLISAKKQFKYYKRLGDQTFDQLSFDELQNDISKNANSISVIVKHMVGNMLSRWTNFLTEDGEKEWRQRDSEFENTYLSKEEILTAWDKGWKTLFHTLNDLTDEHLEHMVYIRNQGHSVTEAINRQLCHYSYHVGQIVFLGKLLKGPEWQSLSIPKGESSTYNMEKFNQAKDRRHFTDDL, from the coding sequence ATGAAGATGAAAAGTAGCTATCTTATTAGCGCTAAAAAGCAATTTAAATATTATAAGCGTTTAGGTGATCAGACTTTCGATCAACTGTCGTTTGATGAATTACAAAATGATATTTCAAAAAACGCGAATTCCATCTCTGTTATAGTAAAACATATGGTCGGAAATATGTTGAGTAGATGGACAAATTTTTTAACTGAAGATGGCGAAAAAGAATGGCGCCAAAGAGATTCAGAATTTGAAAACACATATCTATCTAAAGAAGAAATTCTAACAGCATGGGACAAAGGCTGGAAAACACTATTCCATACACTTAATGATTTAACAGATGAGCATTTGGAACACATGGTTTATATTAGAAATCAAGGACATTCGGTTACTGAGGCTATTAACAGACAATTATGCCATTACTCCTATCATGTTGGGCAAATTGTTTTTCTGGGGAAATTATTAAAAGGACCAGAATGGCAGTCCTTATCAATACCTAAAGGTGAGTCTTCCACATACAACATGGAAAAATTTAATCAAGCAAAAGATCGAAGGCATTTTACTGATGATTTGTAA
- the msrB gene encoding peptide-methionine (R)-S-oxide reductase MsrB, with product MSDYNIKKTENEWREALTEEQYRVLRTKGTERPHTGKFNLHFEKGAYACAACHQQLFESDSKFDAHCGWPSFDESIKGTVDYILDKTHGMTRTEIVCSNCGSHLGHVFNDGPTETGTRYCVNSVSINFNEDEK from the coding sequence ATGAGTGATTATAACATTAAAAAAACAGAAAATGAGTGGCGGGAAGCGCTTACTGAAGAACAGTATCGCGTATTAAGAACTAAAGGGACGGAGCGACCGCATACAGGAAAATTCAATCTTCATTTTGAAAAAGGCGCTTATGCCTGCGCTGCTTGCCATCAGCAATTATTTGAAAGTGATAGTAAATTTGATGCGCACTGCGGTTGGCCTAGTTTTGATGAATCCATTAAAGGAACGGTGGACTACATTTTGGATAAAACCCATGGTATGACTCGAACCGAAATTGTATGTTCTAATTGTGGAAGTCATTTAGGGCATGTTTTTAATGATGGCCCAACAGAAACCGGAACACGTTATTGTGTAAATTCAGTTAGTATTAATTTTAATGAAGATGAAAAGTAG
- the msrB gene encoding peptide-methionine (R)-S-oxide reductase MsrB translates to MKKLTIILIAIIFSSCNSGAQKKNSKEKENFLVSKTDAEWKAELTPQEYNVLRKAGTERAFSSPLNKNYEEGTYHCAGCHTALFKSEHKFDSGTGWPSFDRVIEGNVAFSTDRNLGYVRTEEHCATCGGHLGHVFNDGPKDTTGKRHCINGAALKFVPENE, encoded by the coding sequence ATGAAAAAATTAACCATAATACTAATAGCTATTATATTTAGTAGCTGTAACTCTGGTGCACAGAAGAAAAATTCTAAAGAAAAAGAAAACTTCCTAGTATCTAAAACAGATGCTGAATGGAAGGCGGAGCTTACACCACAAGAGTATAATGTTTTAAGAAAAGCCGGTACAGAGCGTGCTTTTTCTAGCCCTTTAAACAAAAATTATGAGGAAGGAACCTATCACTGTGCTGGATGCCATACGGCCTTATTTAAAAGCGAACATAAATTTGATTCCGGTACCGGTTGGCCTAGTTTTGATAGGGTAATTGAAGGGAATGTCGCATTTTCTACAGATAGAAATTTGGGTTATGTAAGAACTGAGGAACATTGCGCTACCTGTGGTGGTCACTTAGGCCATGTTTTTAACGACGGTCCAAAAGATACTACAGGAAAAAGACATTGTATTAACGGCGCTGCCTTAAAATTTGTACCAGAAAATGAGTGA
- a CDS encoding M48 family metallopeptidase: MKFSKIIVFIGAVSMIMSCSTNPFTQKKTLALVPNSQLFPTAFAQYDQFLTENKVITGTAESAMITRVGQRIAVAAERWLNANGHQGYLNDYKWEYNLVDDEAVNAWAMPGGKIVFYTGILPIAKGETGVAAIMGHEVAHALANHGQQRMSAGMLQQVGAVAGNIAIKDEQSRNIFNQAYGVGSSVGLMLPFSRSHETEADQIGLYLMAVAGYNPDEAAELWKRMKANSGGQAPPEFLSTHPSNDTRINNLTKWAPLAKAEAKKFGVTSFK, encoded by the coding sequence ATGAAATTCTCAAAGATAATAGTATTCATTGGAGCCGTTTCCATGATTATGTCATGTTCCACGAATCCTTTTACACAGAAAAAAACACTGGCCTTAGTGCCTAATTCCCAGTTGTTTCCAACGGCATTTGCACAGTACGACCAGTTTTTAACAGAAAATAAAGTCATAACAGGTACAGCTGAATCTGCTATGATTACTAGAGTAGGACAGCGAATTGCGGTTGCTGCCGAGCGATGGTTAAATGCAAACGGACATCAGGGGTATTTAAACGATTACAAATGGGAATATAATTTGGTAGATGATGAGGCCGTTAACGCTTGGGCTATGCCAGGAGGGAAGATTGTGTTCTATACGGGAATCTTACCAATAGCTAAAGGGGAAACGGGGGTAGCTGCGATTATGGGACATGAAGTTGCGCATGCCTTAGCCAATCACGGACAGCAGCGTATGAGTGCCGGTATGTTGCAACAAGTGGGTGCTGTTGCCGGTAATATTGCCATAAAAGATGAGCAATCCAGAAATATTTTTAATCAGGCTTATGGGGTAGGTTCTTCAGTAGGACTGATGTTACCGTTTAGTAGAAGTCATGAGACGGAAGCCGACCAAATTGGGTTGTACCTAATGGCTGTGGCAGGGTACAATCCTGATGAAGCCGCGGAACTATGGAAAAGAATGAAAGCCAACAGTGGCGGGCAAGCACCACCGGAATTTTTGAGTACACACCCATCTAACGACACGAGAATTAATAATTTAACTAAATGGGCTCCTTTGGCAAAAGCAGAGGCTAAGAAATTTGGGGTGACATCATTTAAATAA
- a CDS encoding MFS transporter, which yields MAVLEKGSKKLLNAWAFYDWANSVYTLTIASSIFPIFYSALFLSEIKKVNAFGFEFKSTALITFVTAFTFLVVAVMSPILSGVADYIGNKKAFLKFFCYTGGIGCIGLYWFSLEHIYISILFYFMGLIGYWGSLVYYNSYLPDIAFPEQQDKISAKGFAMGYAGSVILLIINLAMVMSQDDGAAKMQMMRYSFITVGLWWILFSQYAFYYLPKGTSNGHKVTKAVIFNGFKELKLVWQELIKDLRLKRYLSAFFVFSMAVQTIMLVAVYFGEEEIAWKNDAEKTTGLITSILVIQVVAILGAFLTSRASAKFGNIKTLIVVNAIWMGLCFYAYFMITPMQFYIAASVVGLVMGGIQSLARSTYSKFLPETDDTTSYFSFYDVAEKIGIVIGMVIFAFIDQITGSMRNGILFLFIFFLIGIILLFRVPKGRI from the coding sequence ATGGCAGTATTAGAAAAAGGGAGCAAAAAACTTTTAAATGCTTGGGCCTTTTACGATTGGGCAAATTCAGTTTATACCTTAACGATAGCCTCATCAATATTCCCAATTTTTTATTCGGCATTATTCCTTTCGGAAATAAAAAAAGTAAATGCTTTTGGTTTTGAATTTAAAAGTACGGCCTTAATAACTTTTGTGACGGCATTTACCTTTTTGGTTGTAGCGGTGATGTCGCCAATCCTTTCTGGCGTTGCTGATTATATTGGTAATAAAAAAGCATTTTTAAAGTTTTTCTGTTATACTGGAGGGATTGGATGTATCGGTTTATATTGGTTCAGTTTAGAGCATATCTACATTAGCATATTATTTTACTTTATGGGGTTGATAGGGTATTGGGGAAGTTTGGTGTATTATAATTCCTATTTACCTGATATTGCTTTTCCAGAGCAACAAGATAAAATAAGTGCTAAAGGTTTTGCAATGGGTTACGCAGGAAGTGTTATTTTACTTATAATAAATTTGGCGATGGTGATGAGTCAAGATGATGGTGCCGCTAAAATGCAAATGATGCGCTACTCCTTTATCACAGTAGGATTATGGTGGATTTTATTTAGCCAATATGCTTTTTATTACTTGCCTAAAGGAACCTCTAATGGTCATAAAGTGACCAAAGCAGTCATTTTTAATGGCTTTAAGGAATTAAAATTAGTGTGGCAAGAACTGATTAAAGATTTAAGGCTGAAGCGCTATTTAAGTGCTTTTTTTGTGTTTAGTATGGCTGTCCAAACCATTATGTTGGTTGCCGTGTATTTTGGTGAAGAAGAAATAGCTTGGAAAAATGACGCTGAAAAAACGACAGGCCTGATAACGAGTATTTTGGTTATTCAAGTGGTAGCGATTTTAGGCGCTTTTTTAACGTCTCGGGCTTCGGCTAAATTTGGGAATATTAAAACATTGATTGTTGTAAATGCCATATGGATGGGGCTATGCTTCTATGCGTATTTTATGATAACGCCTATGCAGTTTTATATTGCAGCTTCTGTTGTAGGTCTGGTCATGGGGGGAATACAATCTTTAGCACGTTCGACATATTCAAAATTTCTTCCTGAAACTGACGATACAACCTCTTATTTTAGTTTTTATGATGTGGCCGAAAAAATAGGGATTGTAATCGGAATGGTTATTTTCGCATTTATTGATCAAATAACAGGTAGTATGCGAAATGGTATTTTATTTTTGTTTATTTTCTTTTTGATAGGTATTATTCTATTATTTCGAGTCCCAAAGGGACGTATTTAA
- a CDS encoding head GIN domain-containing protein, with translation MRKQLLLTLASILFISTGYAQWGKSIKGNGKIKTETRTTSNYDAVTCAGSMDFILVSGKEGDIKIKGDENLLEYIVTEVKNNALIVKVKKGKSIYSKKGIVITIPFEDINKVSLAGSGDLMNEDTITTRKFHVSLSGSGDIKLDVKTDAIESAIAGSGDITLEGLTNTLKVKVAGSGDFHGFDLQANDTEVSIAGSGDVKVVSNTNLKASVVGSGDIVYKGSPKLDTKITGSGSISN, from the coding sequence ATGAGAAAACAACTTTTATTAACACTGGCAAGCATTCTCTTTATTTCAACTGGGTATGCACAATGGGGCAAATCTATTAAAGGAAATGGCAAAATAAAAACTGAAACCAGGACAACATCAAATTACGATGCTGTTACATGTGCTGGCTCTATGGATTTTATCCTTGTATCGGGTAAAGAAGGCGATATCAAAATTAAAGGCGATGAAAACTTACTGGAGTATATCGTTACTGAAGTTAAAAACAACGCACTAATTGTAAAAGTAAAGAAAGGAAAAAGTATCTACAGCAAAAAAGGAATTGTAATTACCATTCCATTCGAAGATATCAACAAAGTATCTCTGGCCGGTTCAGGTGATTTGATGAATGAAGATACCATAACAACCCGTAAATTTCACGTTTCTTTATCAGGATCTGGGGACATTAAATTGGATGTCAAAACAGATGCTATCGAAAGTGCCATTGCTGGGTCTGGGGATATTACCTTAGAAGGATTAACCAATACCTTAAAAGTTAAAGTTGCTGGCTCTGGAGATTTCCATGGATTTGATTTACAAGCGAATGATACAGAGGTTTCTATTGCAGGATCTGGTGATGTAAAAGTAGTGAGCAACACAAACCTTAAAGCCAGCGTCGTAGGTTCTGGTGATATTGTTTATAAAGGAAGCCCAAAATTAGATACTAAAATTACAGGTTCTGGAAGTATTTCAAACTAA
- a CDS encoding RNA polymerase sigma factor: MKPTQLNIEQLITLCISGNESAQLEIYNRYYNAMYNASFRIVKNSFEAEDIMQDSFLVAFTKLETLKDPRIFGSWLKRIVINNSIHHYHKISKSDEVPIDGILYKIESDTSTHESDEHCSYKAKQVLDTMQQLKDNYRMALTLNLIEGYDYEEISEILNISYANCRTIISRAKEQLRQKFATVYETKN, encoded by the coding sequence TTGAAACCAACCCAACTAAATATTGAGCAATTAATTACACTTTGTATTTCTGGAAATGAGTCGGCACAATTAGAGATTTATAACAGATATTACAATGCTATGTACAATGCCTCTTTCAGAATTGTAAAAAACAGTTTTGAAGCAGAAGACATTATGCAAGACTCTTTTTTAGTCGCATTTACTAAACTTGAAACCTTAAAAGACCCTCGTATTTTCGGGTCTTGGTTAAAGCGAATTGTTATTAATAATAGTATTCATCATTATCATAAAATAAGTAAAAGTGATGAAGTACCAATTGACGGCATTTTGTATAAAATTGAATCAGATACATCAACACATGAAAGTGACGAACATTGTAGTTACAAGGCCAAACAGGTGTTAGATACGATGCAACAATTAAAGGACAATTATAGGATGGCATTAACACTAAACCTTATAGAAGGCTATGATTATGAAGAAATAAGTGAGATTTTAAACATCTCGTATGCGAATTGCAGAACGATTATTTCAAGAGCAAAAGAGCAATTAAGACAGAAATTTGCAACAGTTTACGAAACCAAAAATTGA